A region of Massilia sp. WG5 DNA encodes the following proteins:
- a CDS encoding TonB-dependent siderophore receptor, with translation MPVRSVASLVLVSLLPAAALAQTAVSAVSAEPAAADKDGKDRKEEGKVATVEVKGAASDYDPRRDDTASKTVLSAEEIRKYGDDNIYDVLKRAPGVTVTGKTLRMRGLGAGYTQILVNGDRPPPGFNMDALTPDQIERIEIIRAASAEYSMQAIAGTINIVLKKVTSKPQHDVRIGLMRSQQSRNLNGGVNLADKAGKLSYFVYAGVYDGDNDSRSRGFDTFTLPSGEVSQARSTASDGGGGYRGVVLFPRLSWKVADGDELNLSGGLQVGRSGWTGASHNIDQVGSFGNPDYVDTRYRSPNTNSMMQGEVGWIGKLAGGKLDLKVSGDRSRNDGLNFNELLTEAGDQRLLRDWNSITRAHRASVRGKYTRSLFDGHALATGLEGSVEESEQARDRRDQLNQDASTRILETFAPKVTRVAGFVQDEWNVDKQLSLYLGARWEGVRTDSEASGTDTGRLSTSSRNHVLSPVAQTLYKFPGNSGRQLRLALTRTYKAPTIDQLTARRYDAAVNTRFAPDSGGNPDLRPELANGIDITYEHFLKEGAMFSASVSRRAISDYIRTTLDLDPNGRWIYRPVNDGDALVRSLQLEAKAPGKLLAAALGGIDLRAAFTRNWSRVSSVPGPGNRLDGQTVMSANLGIDYRKGDLTMGSSLAWQKGGWVRISDAQSQYQQTRRDLDAYVLVKFNPRYQLRLSANNLLGQDNASDRLYQDAAGASRQTNFTPSSPRVAANLEMKF, from the coding sequence CCGTCGCCTCCCTCGTCCTCGTTTCCCTGCTGCCGGCCGCCGCGCTGGCGCAGACCGCCGTCTCCGCCGTCTCCGCCGAACCCGCCGCCGCCGACAAGGACGGCAAGGACCGCAAGGAAGAGGGAAAAGTCGCCACCGTCGAGGTGAAGGGCGCGGCCAGCGACTACGATCCGCGCCGCGACGACACCGCCAGCAAGACGGTGCTCAGCGCGGAAGAGATCCGCAAGTACGGCGACGACAATATCTACGATGTGCTCAAGCGGGCGCCGGGCGTGACCGTGACCGGCAAGACCCTGCGCATGCGCGGCCTGGGCGCGGGCTATACCCAGATCCTGGTCAACGGCGACCGCCCGCCGCCGGGCTTCAACATGGACGCGCTGACGCCCGACCAGATCGAGCGGATCGAGATCATCCGCGCGGCCAGCGCCGAGTACTCGATGCAGGCGATCGCCGGCACGATCAACATCGTGCTGAAGAAGGTGACGTCGAAGCCGCAGCACGACGTGCGCATCGGCCTGATGCGATCGCAGCAGAGCCGCAACCTGAATGGGGGCGTCAACCTGGCCGACAAGGCCGGCAAGCTCTCGTACTTCGTGTATGCCGGCGTGTACGACGGCGACAACGACAGCCGCTCGCGCGGCTTCGATACCTTCACCCTGCCGTCCGGCGAAGTGAGTCAGGCGCGCAGCACCGCGTCCGACGGCGGCGGCGGCTACCGCGGCGTGGTGCTGTTCCCGCGCCTGTCCTGGAAAGTCGCCGACGGCGACGAGCTGAACCTGTCGGGCGGACTGCAGGTGGGTCGCAGCGGCTGGACCGGTGCGTCGCACAACATCGACCAGGTCGGCAGCTTCGGCAATCCGGACTACGTCGACACCCGGTACCGCTCGCCGAACACCAACAGCATGATGCAGGGCGAGGTCGGCTGGATCGGCAAGCTGGCGGGCGGCAAGCTGGACCTGAAGGTGTCGGGCGACCGCAGCCGCAACGACGGCCTCAACTTCAACGAGCTGCTCACCGAGGCGGGCGACCAGCGCCTGCTGCGCGACTGGAACAGCATCACCCGCGCGCACCGCGCCAGCGTGCGCGGCAAGTACACCCGTTCGCTGTTCGACGGGCATGCGCTGGCCACCGGACTGGAAGGCAGCGTCGAGGAAAGCGAACAGGCCCGCGACCGCCGCGACCAGCTGAACCAGGACGCGTCGACCCGCATCCTCGAGACCTTCGCGCCGAAAGTGACGCGCGTGGCCGGCTTCGTGCAGGACGAATGGAACGTCGACAAGCAGCTCTCGCTGTACCTGGGCGCGCGCTGGGAAGGCGTGCGGACCGACAGCGAGGCGAGCGGCACCGACACCGGCCGCCTGTCGACCAGTTCGCGCAACCACGTGCTGAGCCCCGTCGCCCAGACCCTGTACAAATTCCCCGGCAACAGCGGACGCCAGCTGCGCCTGGCCCTGACCCGCACCTACAAGGCGCCGACCATCGACCAGCTCACCGCGCGCCGCTACGATGCCGCCGTCAACACCCGCTTCGCGCCCGACTCCGGCGGCAACCCGGACCTGCGCCCCGAGCTGGCGAACGGCATCGACATCACCTACGAGCACTTCCTGAAGGAAGGCGCGATGTTCTCGGCCAGCGTGTCGCGGCGCGCGATCTCGGACTACATCCGCACCACCCTCGACCTCGACCCGAACGGCCGCTGGATCTACCGTCCGGTCAACGACGGCGATGCGCTGGTGCGCTCGCTGCAACTGGAAGCCAAGGCGCCCGGCAAGCTGCTGGCCGCCGCGCTCGGCGGCATCGACCTGCGCGCCGCCTTCACCCGCAACTGGTCCCGGGTATCGAGCGTGCCCGGCCCCGGCAACCGCCTCGACGGCCAGACCGTCATGTCGGCCAACCTCGGCATCGACTACCGCAAGGGCGATCTCACCATGGGCAGCAGCCTGGCCTGGCAGAAGGGCGGCTGGGTGCGGATCTCCGACGCCCAGAGCCAGTACCAGCAGACCCGGCGCGACCTCGACGCCTATGTGCTGGTCAAGTTCAATCCGCGCTACCAGTTGCGCCTGTCGGCCAACAATCTGCTCGGCCAGGACAATGCCTCCGATCGCCTGTACCAGGACGCGGCGGGCGCCTCACGCCAGACGAATTTCACGCCCTCGTCGCCGCGGGTGGCGGCGAACCTCGAAATGAAATTCTGA